The DNA region CTCGCGGGGAGTGTATGCCGTAAGCTTCAACACCGACGGGTCCTTGCTGGCCAGTGCAGGTTTGGACAGTATTGGAAGAATCTGGGATTTGCGGTCGGGACGGACAGTCATGATTCTCGACGGGCATCTGGATGGCCACATCAAGCCGATCTACGGGCTGGACTGGAGTCCGGACGGGCACCGGGTCCTCACGGCCTCGGCAGATGGATGGATCAAATGCTGGGACGTGAGAAAAGTGCAGAGGACAGGCGGAATTGGTGCGCACACAAGCGCGGTATCAGATGTCAGATGGTTCAAGGGGATGGATGAGCCCGTTGACGGGAAGCCACCAGGCGAGGACGACAAGGGAAACCAGTTGCCAAAGAAGTCTGGGACGTTTTTGGTGTCGTCTGGGTTTGACCACAAGGTCAACATTTTCTCGGCTGATGACTGGGCTCTTGCTCAGTCGCTGAGCGGCCATACTGGCCCAGTAGCGAGTGTCGATGTAAGCCGGGACGGCAAGTGGATCGTCAGCGGTGGACATGATCGGACTGTCAAGTTATGGGGTCGTAATGATGCAACCGGTCTGTATGGTGACTTTTAGGGATCACTTCCTTGCAAGTCAGAGAGGGGAGGAACCGGGCCGGAAATAATGGGGATGTTAAATGTATAGTAGCTAGCTGTGAATTGATACCCGAATACAAAGACTGGTCTGGTCCCATTTTCATCCTCTGAAGAAGTACTTTGGTACCTACCCAGATGCGGCGGCGAGATGTGCGAGCTGCGCTGGCGTCACAGGTTGCTGGGACCGACGCACGGGCCACATTTTAAGTGGTTTGCCAAAAAAGGCCGATAAAGGCTTGGGGGATCTTGAATCTTGGGGTGATTGTTTGCTTTCAGCTTTTCCAACCTTCAAGCTTAACAGCCTACAACTCTTCATCGCGTCGCTCGACTTTTCTAGCAGTGATCCAGCTCGCCTTGATCGattccgacgacgacaacgacgacaacgacaacgacaacgacaacgacagcTCAATGAACGAGATCGAGTCCCACACATGAGcaagggggagagagagatcgATTCGATTCTCCACCGAAGGAAGCaagtcgccgccgccgctcgAGCCAGGGAGTAGTTGCTTTTGTCTCTTGATCTTTTCGAGACGACACACACGACACGACACGAAACTAAGAGGCAAGGAAATGTCTTCTTCCAACAACTTTGACCGATACCGACCACCAAGAGAAGCACCCGCTCACCCGCCAAAACCGCCGTTTATCGCAGAGTACAACAACACTTCGCAGTCGTCATCGCCTGCTACTACTGGGAGAAGGcgcgagggaggaggaggagtgccGCCTGCTGTACCGTCGCCCCCGGTTTATTCCTCCAGgacatcgccgccgccgccgccgcgaccGCTGCGGAGCGCCCCCTCGCCTGCCATGTCTAGCCCGCAGAggtcgcagcagcagaggagggagcagTGGCTGTTCACGCTGGACGAGGTGAAGAGTACGCCAAGCATCATGGACGGGCTGCcgattggggaggagaggttgaggagggcaaaGGGGGTGAATTTTATTTACCAGGCGGGCATGTTGCTGGAGCTGCCGCAGATTACGATTtgggtggcggcggtgttttTTCATCGGTTTTATATGCGGTATAGCATGGTCGAGCAGAATGGGGGCATACATCACTATGTAAGGAGGGTTTCTATATTCCTGGGAGAGTTGGATGAAACCGAACTAACCACGAGGAAAAATGATTTAGAATATCGCCGCCACATCGTTGTTTTTGGCGAATAAGACGGAGGAAAACTGCCGCAAGACGAAGGACTTGATCATTGCTGTCGCCAAGGTGGCTCAGAAGAACACCAAGCTGATTATTGATGAACAATCGAAGGAATACTGGCGGTGGCGGGATTCGATCCTTGCGTTTGAGGAGATCATGCTCGAGACGCTTACCTTCGATCTCATGATTAATAACCCCTACGGCGAGATTTTTGACCTGCTGGCTGAGCTGGATTTGATCAAAAACCACAAGCTGCGGGATGGGGTCTGGGCTTTTTGCAACGACGCGTGTCTGACGGTGctgccgttggtgttgagcacGAGGGAGGTGGCCATCTCGGCGATTTTCTTCTCGGCGACGGTGAACAAGGTGCAGATTGGGGATGTGAGGGGCCAGAGCTGGTGGGTGTACTTGGGGgggacggaggagatggcggcgTTGGGGGTGAATTTGATGTGTGAGTTTTATAGGGAGAACCCGCTGCGGAAGCAGGAGAAGCGTCCTCCCAGTCCGGAGTTTAGGCTGGAGAgcacgaggaggaggggggatgtggcttttgggcttggggggatgatggaggttgaTAGTCCGGGGACTGGGACGCCGACGCCGGTGGGGACAGATAGGGCTGGGACGCAGAGTccggggcgggggagggtcAATGGGAACGGGGttgtcaaggaggaggaggggggggtgaagagggaggggtcgtcgtcggccgaggagaggagggcggcggctgTTAGGGCGAGTGTGGAGAATGGAGATTCGGATGCGGCGTTGAAGGCTGCGGCGAATGAGTTGGGGGTTCATGAgaatggggatggtggtggtggggggttggtgtcccCTGGGCCGATGCTGGCGGCGatcaagaggaagagtgCCGAGTTGGAGGATGCGGTGGATGctgcggagagggaggcgaagaagattaAGTTgcaggatgatgaggatgagggggagatTAAGGGGTCTTGATTGAGGAAGATAATGGGGGTGCGAGAGATTGGACTGGTAGCACTTCCCTCTTCAGCGGTTGACTCTTTTATTGACGTTATCATTATTTTTATTTGTTGTTTTGgagtttttttgttgttgtttccGGCGCCAAGGATTAGCGAACGGGATATTTAGGGGGTGGTTTAACCAGGAAAGGAGGGTTTTCATATCGAGGGGTTCAGATTCTGGTGTAtcatatttttttttttatatattctGATatccctcttttttttttgctttttttttctctccgTTTCATCTCTTACCTTTCCTTCTATTTCAATGCTAATAGGCGATGTGGAATGGGGGATTGTAGTTAGGCAGAATCTCTATGGTTTGAGAGATGATATATGTGTTGTCCGTTGTGTGTATcggtctgtgtgtgtgtggtgagtGATATTTGGATGGTGGCGGCAGGAGTAAGTATCATTATTATGACAAAAGTTTCAATAAATAGTGTTTAAACCTTTGTACCCGtttcaaaaaaaaatttaTGTTGAATATATATTCACATCCTCCCTATCCCAccgggcttcttctcctcgagaAAGTCAATCAACTCAACCATGTCCCCGACCTTCATCAACTCTGCCCTCTCCTGCTTGTTCAGCAAGGCGACCTTGTCTTTTTGGCTTGGGCCCATGCCTGGGGAGCACATCTCGTTGATGTGGTGCAGGACGAGCTTGAAGGGCATGGGCGCTTTGATTGTTTTGTTGAGGAAGTATTCGACTGCCTCCCAGGGGCAGGAGTTTCTGCcggagaag from Podospora pseudoanserina strain CBS 124.78 chromosome 1, whole genome shotgun sequence includes:
- a CDS encoding hypothetical protein (COG:D; EggNog:ENOG503NUQR), with the translated sequence MSSSNNFDRYRPPREAPAHPPKPPFIAEYNNTSQSSSPATTGRRREGGGGVPPAVPSPPVYSSRTSPPPPPRPLRSAPSPAMSSPQRSQQQRREQWLFTLDEVKSTPSIMDGLPIGEERLRRAKGVNFIYQAGMLLELPQITIWVAAVFFHRFYMRYSMVEQNGGIHHYNIAATSLFLANKTEENCRKTKDLIIAVAKVAQKNTKLIIDEQSKEYWRWRDSILAFEEIMLETLTFDLMINNPYGEIFDLLAELDLIKNHKLRDGVWAFCNDACLTVLPLVLSTREVAISAIFFSATVNKVQIGDVRGQSWWVYLGGTEEMAALGVNLMCEFYRENPLRKQEKRPPSPEFRLESTRRRGDVAFGLGGMMEVDSPGTGTPTPVGTDRAGTQSPGRGRVNGNGVVKEEEGGVKREGSSSAEERRAAAVRASVENGDSDAALKAAANELGVHENGDGGGGGLVSPGPMLAAIKRKSAELEDAVDAAEREAKKIKLQDDEDEGEIKGS